GCTTATAATGCAAGGTAAATAATAGAACAGTTAGAAAATAAACAACTGATTAGCTTTGAATACATTCCCAGAAAAGGTTGGATTCCTGAACCCAGATAGTTCAGTTAATAAGCATGAGACTTTCACCATGAGGGTGCAGATTTTAAGTGCCAGTTCAAGAGTATTTCTACCTAATAGAAACCCTTTGAAACCCAGCTTTCTCCAGAGAAACTCTTTAGGGCATTTGCAGTGgatgttcctttttctttcttttttagttttaaaaattattttattttgtaattgacatataaaaattgtacatatatatagggTACATAGTGATACTTCAATGCATAgatgatcagatcagggtaattagcatatctatcatctcaaacaattatcatttctttgtgttagaacaTTAAATGTCCtccttttagctatttgaaattatatattattgttaactatagtcatcctatcAGGCTATACACATTAGTAtgtattcctcctatctagctgtaattttacAGTGAGCTGTTCTTTCAGTGGCTACCATCAGTCTAATAGAGCAAGACTGTGAGCCAAAATAACCAGCACTATTATACTGTCAGTGACTTGCATCTGTAAAtcagtattgtattttttaatgatgaCATGCTAATGGCAAAGTACAGCTTATTTGTAATTGCTctatacaaagattttttttaatttaatgataaTACCACCCTTTACTCATTGCAGGTTGCCAGACTCCAGAAACCAATCTTAGAATTCAAAGTAACTTTCTAAACAAGAAACATACCGCCACGAAGGGACTTGAAACTTCAATCTTCTGATCGGGAATTGGACACCTTATTCATTAGGCCACACAGCCAGCTGTGGAACGTTAAGTTCCAAACCTGAAAACTGAAGTGTAGTAGGAGAACATCCAGAAGATTTAACCATTAGAAAAaaggagaggccgggcgtggtggcttacacctgtaatcctagcactctgggaggccgaggcaggcagattgctcgaggtccggagttcgaaaccagcctgagcaagagcgagaccccgtctctactataaatagaaataaattaattggccaacttatatatagaaaaaattagccgggcatggtggcacatgcctgtagtcccagctactcgggaggctgaggcagaaggatcgcttgagcccaggagattgagattgctgtgagctaggctgacaccatggcactcactctagcctgggcaacaaagcgagactgtgtctcaaaaaaaaaaaaaaaaaaaaaaaaaaaaaaaaaaaaaaaaggagaaaggagaaagaaaaagaaagtgcaaGGGGTATCGGAGGCaataaaattccatttgaaaTCCCTGACAGCAATTACTTAGAATTAATAAACTATGAAATGATCAGAAGTGAGTAATTCTTCGAAGCCTCTCTTGTCTGAGTCTCTAATAATGTAATGCAAGTTCAGGTAGAGAAATATGAGCCAAGAACTAAAGCTTGCAATGAAGGAGTGGACGCGTCAGTGTGAGGGAGCATCGGAGTTTGATATGTTTTGATCTTTTCCATCTCAAAGATATGATGGTGCTTCTTTCAGGGTGAAAAGTCTGTAAGCTTACACAAGAGCTCCCCCTTGTCTGAAAAGCCCCAAGTATTTTGCCTAAATGTCATGTGCCCTAAGATAGCCTTTGGATTGATCCACAAGACAACCCAGGGTGATATTTTGTGACACTCTCCTCCAAACTAGCCCCTATATTGGTAGTGTAAGAAAGATAAGAAATTCACAAATTCCTCAAGTAAACCAATTGCAGATTCTTTCAGTTTTCCCATTGTCTTGGTTTCTTGGAAGTGATGAGTTactgggagaaagaaaacaatatttttcttttcctgtgcccAGCACTGTCTTCTTTACCCAGAGAAATTAATCTTTCCCTCACACCCAAACTTCTCCATTTGTTCCTGAATCCCCTGTACAGGATTTTCTCCAGGTTTAGGTCAAAATTCAAGAACTGTTTTAGGCCATATTCTGGATGGTATATCCTAATGTACTCTAATTTATCAAGATAATTATCTGTGTTTGAGATAACCAGAGGCTAGCGCTGGGGCTGGACCAAATGAGTCTGGTTAGACCAAGGAAATGCCTTCTGCTGTTTCCTATGAGACTGAATTTAGTTAAGTCCCTTTCTTTTTTGAAGTGGGTTATATGAGAAGCATTAGATTAAATAACAGTCCTTCTTTTGATCTAGTTTGGGGAGGCTAGTGGCTCTAGTCAATGCTGAAGAATCAAATTCCACATTGGGTGGAATGCCCCACTAGCGCTAATGTTCCAACAGACTCTcaagcttatttatttatgtgttttgagTTTGTTCTCAGTTTTGGTTTGACAGCTCCTCACTAGTGGATTATATGCCCCCCAAATAGAAGACCAAAACCTCAAAAGCTATCAAATTCAAATAAACTGatattttttgttctgtttgagaGAGGAAAAAGTTCACGGGCAGAGATAGGCAGCAGTTAATAAGATTGGCAGACTCAGCAAAAccatcaaaatttttttcttgggaaGAATGCTATGATTCAACAGGAAGAACTGGCACAGAGAtttgaaagaataatacaaaataGCTACTAAGGAGCTTTTAAATAGTATACAAACTTTTGTTTATACTGATGATGCTGTTTTTCTCCAAAGCCCTTCAATGCTTTCTctggtgatttctttttttatttttatctgatgtGTTCTAGGCaaggttttaaagaaatgttcaaatattttgaacaaaaatattttgtgaggAATCCAAGGAAGATTTGAAAGTATGACATTCTTATTTTTGCTACATCAGTCTATCTAGATAATTTCACTTGAGGAaatggatggaggaaggagggTGTCTATAGTGAGAGGCTTCTGTAATTGAGCTTTGAAAAATagtattcattaattaattcattcattttgactAAACCAGAGGCTCTGCCAAGCCCTAGATCAAATAGGGAGGCGTTTTAAGACTATTAGACAAAGAATctccctattttttaaaacttattttagcCTTTTTACCTATTTTAGCCATTAGTTTACCTATTTTAGCTTTTACAAAAACCTAGGCTGGGTGCCagggctcatgcctttaatcctgtcactctgggaggtggaggcaggtggattctttgagctcaggagttcgagaccagcctgagcaagagcaagatcctgtccctactaaaaaaaaaatagaaagaattggctggacaactaaaaatatatagaaaaaattagctggacatgtggtgtatgcctgtaatcccagctactcaggaagctaaggcaggaggatcgcctgagcccaggagtctgaggttgctgtcatctaggctgatgccatggcactctagcccaggcaacagagtgagaatctgtctcaaaacaaaaaaaaacaaaacaaacaaacaaaaaaaacctataatGCATGACCctaatagtattctttttttttttttttgcttctttcataTATGTAATTGAATTTATTGTAGAGAAAGGTAACAGAAAATGGATTGTAGAAAGAAAATAGGTGGAGACACAAACTGGACAAGGGTTTTCATATTGGGCATCCTATCCACAGGCCTCAGCAGCCCTGCCATGGATCTGCCCGATTCTTTCGCATCAAGAATTTGATCTTTCGAGCCATTTCCATGTTGTAGATCCGCCGGCAGGTTTCATAACTTTCTCGTTGTCGCCGACGGCACGGCTTCTCATAGTAACGCCGACGCTTGATGTCCTCAATGAGTCCATCCATGGTGAGGATTCTGTTTAGGGTCCTGTATGCACCTTCCACGTTCCCTTCCTGTACCATCACAGTCCTAGCAATGAACTTGAGATGATTTGCCATGACCTTGGATTTAAGTCTCCACACTGCAGGACCCAGCGAACTCGCAGCCTTCTCCCCTAATAGTATTCTTAACTTTGTAATTTGGACAACACAGCATTTCCTATGAAGTATGACAGCAAACATTTACTCGCACAGAAAGAACTGATATCTGCAGCTATCATGGTATAGTTATTGGCACTGGAGAATGCCTGTAGGTGTGTATTTTGGGGAGGGCTACAATGAGaggaaaggataaacaaaaatcAGTGAGTACAGGCTTTCTACTCAACTTCTTACCTGCTTACTCATTGATATAAGCACAGCTGAGA
The nucleotide sequence above comes from Microcebus murinus isolate Inina chromosome 15, M.murinus_Inina_mat1.0, whole genome shotgun sequence. Encoded proteins:
- the LOC105858676 gene encoding small ribosomal subunit protein bS21m, which gives rise to MANHLKFIARTVMVQEGNVEGAYRTLNRILTMDGLIEDIKRRRYYEKPCRRRQRESYETCRRIYNMEMARKIKFLMRKNRADPWQGC